One region of Quercus lobata isolate SW786 chromosome 2, ValleyOak3.0 Primary Assembly, whole genome shotgun sequence genomic DNA includes:
- the LOC115962792 gene encoding uncharacterized protein LOC115962792: MESYDGAKDPLDHLETFKTLMHLQGVADEIMCRSFPTKLKGPARIWFSRQWEDETLRSYIARFNKEALSIDEADNKILVAAFTNGLRKGQFLFSLYKNDPKTMLDVLYKATKYMNAEDTLLAREEKPKKRERQEDTRQDRGRKMARTGERRDDRCSKPPTGRFMSFTLLIAPIDQVLMQIKDE; the protein is encoded by the exons ATGGAAAGCTACGATGGAGCCAAGGACCCTCTTGATCACCTAGAGACTTtcaagaccttgatgcaccttcaaggagtagcagaCGAGATCATGTGTAGGTCCTTCCCTACAAAGTTGAAGGGTCCtgcgagaatttggttcagccg GCAGTGGGAGGACGAGACGCTGAGATCTTACATAGCCCGCTTTAACAAGGAAGCGCTCTCGATCGATGAAGCTGACAACAAAATACTCGTAGCAGCCTTCACAAATGGGTTGCGAAAAGGTCAGTTTCTGTTTTCTTTATACAAGAACGACCCGAAAACCATGTTAGATGTGCTTTACAAGGCtaccaagtacatgaatgccGAAGACACACTGCTGGCTCGAGAGGAAAAGcctaagaagagagagaggcaggAAGACACACGACAGGACAGAGGGCGAAAGATGGCAAGAACTGGAGAACGAAGGGATGACAGGTGCTCTAAGCCCCCTACGGGGAGGTTCATGAGCTTCACCTTGCTGATCGCCCCAAtcgaccaagtcctaatgcaaatcaaggacgaatGA